Genomic DNA from Fusarium keratoplasticum isolate Fu6.1 chromosome 2, whole genome shotgun sequence:
TACCTGAAACGAATCAGATGATCAGACATTGGACCGGCCTTTGGCACAGCCGCGCGCGTAGGATCCTTGGCGTGCAGGAAATAGCTAAGGACCAACAGCCAACAAGGATCATGCAGAGAaggatgaaggaggatgaaCATGTTGAGCAAAGTTAGATCCAACGCCTAAGAGCAGTTAATTGTATAATACATCTCATGATCTTCATCGCCGGCGACGCCTCTCGACATTGAGGTCGTCAGAACTCTGACCAAACGCATAGTCTGCCACAAAGACGTCGACCAAGTTATCCCAGAATCCCATGTCGTAAAGATTCTCGACATGGCCGAGACCCCAGACTCTCTCCCAAGGTCCTTCTCCAGGAATCGGGGCGTCGTCCTTCGGAGGTCGTCCGTCTTgcgtggtgatgaggatctGCTCCGTCTCAACGGGCCAGCGAGTATAGCGAGGCTCGACACGTTCATTCTTTCGTCGATTGGCTGGCATAGAGCGGCGGAACGCGTAGCCGTCCTGCATGTCCTCCTTCCACTCTGACCACTTGAGTGTCTCGTTTGTGGTGGTACCGCTCCAAATGAGATAGATCGTGTAGAGAAGAAGACCCCAGACGAGAGGAGCcgtgaggatggcgaggagggctGTGGCGCCCATGTTGACGTTGTCTTGGATCGCCCATCCCCAAGCAGCCACGTACTCTGTCCAGTCCATGCTTTTGGGCTTCCACCAAGACCAGTGAGGGCTCCATCTGGGTATTCTCGCTGTGATGATCGATAACCCAAGAACACCACCGTATGTACATAGAAGGGCAGTGGATGCGAGCAAGAGCACAAAGTAGTGCTGATTCCCATAGCCGACGCATGAGTTGATAAAGACGCAGTGGTGATCAGCCTTGGCTACGCAACGCTTGCAGAGGTTGCAGTGCTTGGATCGAGCAGGCTTAAGAAGCTTGCAGGTCCGGCAGACGTGTCCAGGATGGAACAGGGTATGGTCGTAAGGGTAGAGAGAGAGGTAGTACTCATGGTTCTCAGGCGTGATGTAGCCGGGGTCGGCGGCGCACGCAAGATAGAGAAACAGGTAAGGGAGGAAGACGGTTATGGCGACAGTAAACTTGGAAAAAGTTCCAATCTTGGACCAAGCTTCAGGAAGGTACATGTACTCGCCAATGCTCATgatgagcaagaagaagatctGTACGCATTAGTTGCCATGCTCCATCCATACAAGCATCGCAAAACTTACCACAACAGTCCAGTGCCTCTCGTGCACCATATAGTTACCAAACCGTGATAAATATTTGGATACCCTCCCTCCAGTGAGGATATTGTCCATCCCCAGAACGCCATTGGGGATGTAAACCCATATCACCTTGTATAGAAAGGCTATTGGAGTTCGCCTATAACCGTCAGTTGCAGAATATACGAGGCACCTCTAACACCGACCTTAGAGCAGGTAATCTTCCAAAAAAGGCCACAAAGACCATGAAAGAGATGAAAAGAATCAACAACACGATGGTTTTGAACGAGCTCATGGTTGCTAGATTGACAACAGTAAGATGAAGACGCAAAGATCAAAATGGAAGACCAAAAGTGCCAGCTAA
This window encodes:
- a CDS encoding Palmitoyltransferase is translated as MSSFKTIVLLILFISFMVFVAFFGRLPALRRTPIAFLYKVIWVYIPNGVLGMDNILTGGRVSKYLSRFGNYMVHERHWTVVIFFLLIMSIGEYMYLPEAWSKIGTFSKFTVAITVFLPYLFLYLACAADPGYITPENHEYYLSLYPYDHTLFHPGHVCRTCKLLKPARSKHCNLCKRCVAKADHHCVFINSCVGYGNQHYFVLLLASTALLCTYGGVLGLSIITARIPRWSPHWSWWKPKSMDWTEYVAAWGWAIQDNVNMGATALLAILTAPLVWGLLLYTIYLIWSGTTTNETLKWSEWKEDMQDGYAFRRSMPANRRKNERVEPRYTRWPVETEQILITTQDGRPPKDDAPIPGEGPWERVWGLGHVENLYDMGFWDNLVDVFVADYAFGQSSDDLNVERRRRR